A part of Palaemon carinicauda isolate YSFRI2023 chromosome 8, ASM3689809v2, whole genome shotgun sequence genomic DNA contains:
- the LOC137644817 gene encoding uncharacterized protein: protein MKPLRSQVSFSKDRNFAFRRKTDSFREKKDDDGDNNKEKEKEKDKDKAGKGKEKDGKKGEGGHQITSAIASSLAATLSPFSSFVTSHSPRGSRKPSPSPTLSRRSSPSFSSSSRQHDSPSLSSPSSHHLHQPASSSSSSSPSHLPKGHEGSSLSSSSLAGHVGPLSSSSSPPSSSHNRHLPVPRTNSFSHQHHIIPHTTNPKSRTHSFNIPNSTSPPSSSPRGSKLLQHQDSMHSPHPSSSPSPSPCASSPSLSPNTSRSESSSSVSDTTDEDGLSTTRSHRYSGCRPKIRVSSEEDSKDSTSGDEGGSVGVSNTEGEGQKEGKEGKKGPPIPRVLPYRIEEGWQIFHSTDTVAKHRKTCQSCKCTRELHDVYHEDWVNVRERLGLGDTLG, encoded by the coding sequence ATGAAACCGTTACGGTCTCAAGTTAGTTTTAGTAAAGACCGCAATTTCGCCTTCCGCCGCAAAACCGACAGTTTCCGCGAGAAGAAAGACGATGATGGcgataataataaggaaaaggagaaagagaaagataaagataaagcGGGGAAGGGCAAAGAGAAGGATGGCAAAAAGGGCGAAGGCGGTCACCAGATAACGTCGGCCATTGCATCGTCTCTGGCCGCCACTCTGTCACCGTTCTCGTCTTTCGTCACATCCCATTCCCCGAGGGGGAGTCGCAAGCCCTCCCCGAGTCCTACCTTATCTCGCAGGTCGAgtccctccttctcttcctcctccagaCAGCATGACAGCCCGTCCCTGTCCTCACCgtcatcacatcatcttcatcaacctgcttcatcatcatcatcatcatccccttccCACCTGCCAAAGGGACACGAGGGGTCATCACTATCGTCGTCATCATTAGCGGGACATGTCGgaccactatcatcatcatcatcaccaccgtcATCTTCGCATAATCGTCATCTCCCTGTGCCAAGGACCAACTCTTTCTCTCATCAGCATCACATCATCCCCCACACGACCAACCCTAAATCGCGAACGCACTCGTTCAACATCCCGAATTCCACGTCCCCACCCTCTTCATCCCCAAGGGGATCGAAGCTCCTCCAACACCAGGATTCGATGCACTCCCCCCACCCCTCCAGCAGTCCTAGTCCGTCTCCGTGCGCCTCGAGTCCTTCCCTCAGCCCGAATACAAGTCGATCGGAGAGCTCTTCCTCCGTCAGTGATACTACTGACGAAGATGGCTTGTCGACAACGCGCTCCCATCGGTACTCTGGATGTCGACCGAAGATCAGGGTGTCATCTGAGGAGGACTCGAAGGATTCTACTTCGGGGGATGAAGGAGGAAGCGTTGGGGTGAGCAACACGGAAGGAGAAGGGCAGAAGGAAGGCAAAGAAGGAAAGAAAGGACCTCCCATTCCTAGAGTCCTTCCTTATAGAATAGAGGAAGGATGGCAAATATTCCATTCCACCGACACTGTGGCTAAACACAG